The Candidatus Methylomirabilota bacterium genome includes a window with the following:
- a CDS encoding response regulator has product MSKRILAVDDQEDNRRILRDLLTSAGYEVIEATTGEDAVALADAQPFDLILMDIQLPGIDGYEATRRIKANPRLRQIPLIVVTSYALSGDDAKAFGAGANAYVSKPFSPRALLAKVREYIG; this is encoded by the coding sequence GTGAGCAAGCGCATCCTCGCCGTCGACGATCAGGAGGACAACCGACGGATCCTGCGCGATCTGCTCACCAGCGCCGGCTACGAGGTGATCGAGGCCACGACGGGCGAGGACGCGGTGGCCCTCGCCGATGCCCAGCCGTTCGACCTGATCTTGATGGACATCCAGCTGCCGGGGATCGACGGCTACGAGGCCACGCGGCGGATCAAGGCGAATCCCCGCTTGCGGCAGATTCCCCTGATCGTGGTGACTTCCTACGCGCTGAGCGGGGACGACGCCAAAGCGTTCGGCGCGGGCGCCAACGCCTACGTGTCCAAGCCCTTCAGCCCCCGCGCGCTGCTGGCCAAAGTGCGCGAATACATCGGCTGA